In one window of Brassica rapa cultivar Chiifu-401-42 chromosome A07, CAAS_Brap_v3.01, whole genome shotgun sequence DNA:
- the LOC103850177 gene encoding trichohyalin isoform X8, translated as MDTVVVITQEPVFTKTSVEEAHAGVLVDHSTMDIDKVNLSTVLAEVVNGSGIQGEPEVAEVVNGSGNKETEDSTHEKEEVMKTITVVEDRKIVKEKESETETDEQGTVFVHEPKNTDDAKIILTDVTLEKGKEDETTQKPEEVSVEKPVIEEGQTESKNSKEQEKDISKAIEEIPIKTDEVTEEKDSKTVETSVNGTEAEHHETVSVEEISRNLGENLVKETAPEQDVETTERVLVEAEKDETETVKDPEIVNNEETTVHDLKENEDTVEAIKNSDEVTGDKEKEDDIIHKEEEVQEILTVVETPTIEIKDTESKASKENEEHEQVLVRDIPQDDTLVLTDETENSSTVQESAILKILETKSDETDAEPGLDLKEEEETVTPSDEVQETINVVIEPPKPSPEQRSKGTEEDEHVLGRNMPQGEAESLVTKEDTEQEKTDKFEVPVDLALKVDREELMDEKKETDQAAGAQILERGLALNESEAEETSVIKHPDVESGELMEKPSLESPSKVSEETRKILDEKIQEKPEEEEEEEVAPHQEDQEEGCYGSETVPVPESIEVKERAQEERMLDLAPLQDEQLSSASPEGETLAESKKIEVVKANEEEEEEVPDKIQSILETVDNEPVKSSEETTVHESISLKDDSDPVEAIKNSDDAEQASHEVTGDREKEEDITIHKAQEMQESLTVVETPTIQGEDIELNASKDIEEHEHVLVRDIPQEETLVPKAETLNTSTVHESSEPSLDLKEQEETVKTVTPSDEVQESVTFMEPPKLSQEQISKDTEEGEHVLGSSMPQVDIIPSDLAVKVDKEEVMDENKEADEVAGRQNMERGLELNESEAELVDQNITDETEKRLVEKPSLESPSEATSKTLDEMIQEKPEAEVAPHQEGQESVSLPESSEVEEKAKEERSLDLTPLKEESCLPTAQDEEETKEQIHKHEEVESDEVTQVSSASPEGETDVEAKQNEETKANEEEEQVADKILRIDESNEVNEEKSAETSVNETEDEHSATVLEEGISKNSEIIVHETASEEIKNSHEVTGDREKEEDIITLKTEETQESQNLLLQEENTESESSKDTIEHAHVLVRDVPQIDTLVTDAEDANTSSTVHKFESNEAEVGQETRKDIEPSFDLKEDKEKEEKETVISSDEVRPSDQVDDDVQTEESVEVKSKETLQVESTEEKHENLLDVLSGDSDKLQTETVLAAKTESQDTTEEIPSELVLKEELKDDKTEVDGTQVMGEQRDLELHEPEAEQIDQTKTDEKLLVESVEKMQTSSLERPSEEEEVTLQQEGSSAYGLEIKEEEQEGEIIVDAVKLANEEQVVEEIQRSLEPIEPEEQEQETVSERTEDEKVKKEEPIVEEDGINSHLTEEAKKGDEETEVSDTQQGETIVNEAEAVDTSTVPEAAVLNTLETKINESEAVHSPIEEETQVTKEDTEPRLDLKEDKEQETVILSDESQGREESDEVKYKEKDAKLLEKMQRPSLESPSELSEETSKTVDEKIEEKQEEEEEVTLHQESEEIVTVPESSELEVQAKEEEEEESCPTNEQKNETEEQLSEEDSTSAHQTPVEEKSDQASAAPLPQEREAEKIDDMKENEEEQVAEAVEPHSSFLEAAKIEEEEKVKETETMGDTGTGSSKLVEEEKLKQGKEILQAEEVPSSETIPQVMAVQLKREDNATTESHEEEATVAQTRDIETSLTDKFSIDQEEEQQANEESPRDEQEKVISAGEGETQTRELEEENMVEKNDNETLTAEKKKEDDLTAEKKKEDEDKTVGLDASLTCTKQEEEFENLETPKVEDKSQEVSESKGDETPPSFISELEDKIPNQIKEIHEEEIKEAEVVVDQTSSLVSEQVEEIIHEEEEETKESRKVEAPSGQDLPVEASHAHQTPSTELVSELDDETAKEVEEIHQEETNAHKLQQEEEILPTESVPSESFSETQEERHVSAVTGESVGETKPKESDETSTKVTKVEDTKDTDTQVADIVKGQSLSHAPEDACLEQEKLKDLGTPQPGAVMEDQDSVMNENSSDEFTFSKSMGEAEQGDENSSTLPVVGILKELQTTLEEKERGTNVSHEGDSSGNDLNSINAEPEALEKSLVVEATPASEIIEASMLQDSISRELEVNVEEQLQEEAREILECKEETPADSSLTEVLPGEKIMIPSNQEEGKKQEDVNASTSEKISLQEEEHPRDFEVSEKEHNAEAQETAEEEMNEVLTSEKKITEPLLNVAEKELNEEHVSQAVSDDDTKSSNELDFPSEQIPKDQREEAEETSFEVKKVPEDKNEETIDALITSEKVQLQDQSKDFGLEKPSTDLKYVQEDLDDEIKDYGLDSVLAQNKESGSIEEKKEVDYVKREVDDAIKHGVSTEEKNKMPEKIGQEATKEIYQEECKQTDTVTAIKEDIKEEEKETPENCLNSMKNHDDATEKTQPEIQEIEKLSSVSETQEKTPKQEDEVPAQQKREIADDVSKLENPKIEEEKKQKDGEEPARKSLSDLIQKVKVTDKTEVATTELRIDEEAKAEGEDEDGDEHKDDKTSPDSIVMVEAKDTVNIIKTQKKSHGILSGVGSKVKHSISKVKKALTGKSSHTTKPSSPQ; from the exons ATGGATACTGTAGTAGTCATCACCCAAGAACCAGTGTTTACAAag ACAAGTGTGGAAGAAGCTCATGCAGGAGTACTAGTTGACCACTCAACCATGGACATAGATAAAGTAAACCTGAGTACGGTTCTTGCTGAGGTTGTAAATGGTTCAGGTATTCAGGGGGAACCAGAAGTTGCTGAGGTTGTAAATGGTTCAG GGAATAAAGAAACCGAAGATTCAACACACGAAAAAGAAGAAGTGATGAAGACTATTACCGTTGTAGAAGACAGGAAGATCGtcaaagagaaagaaagtgaGACAGAAACGGATGAACAAGGCACAGTCTTTGTTCATGAACCCAAAAACACAGACGATGCGAAGATAATCTTAACTGATGTGACTTTAGAGAAGGGTAAAGAAGATGAAACTACCCAAAAACCAGAAGAg GTAAGTGTTGAAAAACCGGTGATAGAAGAAGGTCAAACAGAAAGCAAGAACTCAAAAGAACAAGAGAAGGACATCTCTAAG GCCATTGAAGAGATACCGATAAAGACTGATGAAGTAACAGAAGAAAAAGATTCAAAAACTGTTGAGACCTCTGTAAATGGAACAGAGGCTGAGCACCATGAAACCGTTTCAGTAGAAGAAATCTCGAGGAACCTCGGTGAAAACCTTGTCAAAGAAACAGCTCCGGAACAAGATGTTGAAACTACAGAAAGAGTCCTTGTTGAAGCAGAAAAAGATGAAACTGAGACTGTAAAAGACCCTGAGATCGTTAATAATGAAGAAACTACAGTTCATGACCTGAAAGAGAATGAAGACACAGTGGAAGCAATCAAGAACTCAGATGAGGTGACTGGAGACAAAGAAAAGGAAGATGACATCATCCACAAAGAAGAAGAG GTGCAAGAAATTCTTACGGTTGTCGAAACGCCTACAATAGAGATAAAGGACACTGAATCCAAAGCTTCAAAGGAGAATGAGGAACATGAACAAGTGTTGGTGAGAGACATACCACAAGACGATACCCTTGTACTTACAGATGAGACTGAAAATAGTTCAACAGTACAAGAATCTGCAATCTTGAAGATTTTGGAGACGAAGAGTGATGAAACAGATGCAGAACCGGGTCTTGACctgaaagaggaagaagagaccGTCACGCCATCTGATGAG GTGCAAGAAACTATTAACGTAGTAATCGAACCGCCAAAACCCTCACCAGAACAAAGATCCAAAGGTACTGAAGAAGATGAACATGTTTTGGGTAGAAACATGCCACAGGGTGAAGCTGAGTCTCTGGTGACCAAAGAAGACACAGAGCAAGAGAAAACAGACAAGTTTGAAGTTCCAGTAGATCTTGCATTGAAGGTAGATAGAGAGGAACTGATGGATGAGAAGAAAGAGACAGATCAAGCTGCTGGAGCGCAGATTTTGGAGAGAGGTCTAGCATTGAATGAGTCAGAGGCAGAGGAAACCTCCGTTATAAAGCATCCGGATGTAGAATCAGGTGAGCTGATGGAGAAGCCATCTCTTGAGTCTCCTTCTAAAGTATCAGAggaaacaagaaaaatattagatgagaagatccaagaaaaaccagaagaggaagaagaagaagaagtagcaCCACATCAAGAAGACCAAGAGGAAGGTTGTTATGGATCAGAGACAGTTCCAGTACCCGAAAGTATTGAGGTTAAAGAAAGAGCCCAAGAAGAAAGGATGCTTGATCTGGCTCCTTTGCAAGATGAACAACTTTCATCTGCGTCACCTGAAGGTGAGACCCTTGCTGAATCCAAAAAGATTGAAGTAGTAAAAGccaatgaggaagaagaagaagaagtaccAGACAAGATCCAAAGCATTCTTGAGACAGTTGATAACGAACCTGTAAAATCTAGTGAAGAAACTACAGTTCATGAATCTATAAGCTTGAAAGATGATTCAGACCCAGTGGAAGCAATCAAAAACTCAGATGATGCAGAGCAAGCCTCACATGAGGTGACTGGAGACAGAGAAAAGGAAGAGGACATCACCATCCACAAAGCACAAGAG ATGCAAGAAAGTCTTACGGTTGTCGAAACGCCGACAATTCAGGGCGAGGACATTGAATTGAATGCTTCAAAGGATATTGAGGAACATGAACATGTGTTGGTGAGAGACATACCACAAGAGGAGACCCTTGTACCTAAAGCTGAGACTTTAAATACTTCAACAGTACATGAGTCTTCAGAACCAAGTCTTGACCTGAAAGAGCAAGAAGAAACCGTAAAGACTGTCACACCATCTGATGAG gTGCAAGAAAGTGTTACGTTTATGGAACCGCCAAAACTCTCACAAGAACAAATATCTAAAGATACTGAAGAAGGTGAACATGTTTTGGGGAGTAGCATGCCACAGGTTGATATCATTCCATCAGATCTTGCGGTAAAGGTAGATAAAGAGGAGGTTATGGATGAGAATAAAGAGGCAGATGAAGTTGCTGGACGTCAGAATATGGAGAGAGGTCTAGAATTGAATGAGTCAGAGGCAGAGCTTGTTGATCAAAACATAACCGATGAAACAGAGAAAAGGTTGGTTGAGAAGCCATCTCTTGAGTCTCCTTCAGAGGCAACAAGCAAAACCTTAGACGAGATGATCCAAGAAAAACCAGAAGCAGAAGTAGCACCGCATCAAGAAGGTCAAGAGAGCGTTTCACTACCAGAAAGTAGTGAGGTTGAAGAAAAAGCAAAGGAAGAAAGGAGTCTTGATCTCACTCCTTTGAAAGAAGAATCATGCTTGCCAACGGCGCAAgacgaagaagaaacaaaagagcaAATCCACAAGCATGAAGAAGTCGAATCTGATGAAGTTACACAAGTTTCATCTGCATCACCTGAAGGTGAGACTGATGTTGAAGCCAAACAGAATGAAGAAACAAAAGCCAATGAGGAAGAAGAACAAGTAGCAGACAAGATCCTAAGAATAGATGAGAGTAATGAagtaaatgaagaaaaatctgCTGAGACCTCTGTGAATGAAACAGAGGATGAGCACAGTGCAACGGTTTTAGAAGAAGGTATCTCAAAGAACAGTGAGATCATTGTGCATGAAACAGCTTCAGAAGAAATCAAAAACTCACATGAGGTGACTGGAGACAGAGAAAAGGAAGAGGACATCATAACCCTGAAAACAgaagag ACACAAGAAAGTCAGAATCTTCTGTTACAAGAAGAGAACACTGAATCAGAATCTTCAAAGGATACTATTGAACATGCACATGTGCTGGTAAGGGATGTGCCACAGATTGATACTCTTGTAACTGACGCGGAGGATGCAAACACTTCTTCAACTGTCCACAAGTTCGAAAGTAATGAAGCAGAGGTAGGCCAAGAGACAAGAAAAGACATAGAACCGAGTTTTGACCTGAAAGAGGATAAAGAAAAAGAGGAAAAAGAGACAGTCATTTCATCTGATGAG GTGAGACCTTCTGATCAAGTTGATGATGATGTTCAGACAGAAGAATCTGTTGAGGTTAAATCTAAGGAGACCCTTCAAGTCGAAAGCACTGAGGAGAAGCATGAGAATCTTCTTGATGTGCTCTCTGGAGATTCTGACAAACTCCAAACCGAGACAGTCCTAGCAGCCAAGACAGAAAGCCAGGATACAACTGAAGAGATTCCATCAGAACTTGTGTTGAAAGAGGAGCTTAAGGATGACAAGACGGAGGTAGATGGAACTCAAGTTATGGGAGAACAGAGAGACCTAGAACTGCATGAGCCAGAGGCAGAACAAATTGATCAAACCAAAACCGATGAAAAGCTTCTTGTAGAATCAGTTGAGAAGATGCAGACTTCATCTCTGGAGCGTCcttctgaagaagaagaagtaacaCTGCAACAAGAAGGTTCTTCTGCCTATGGATTAGAGATAAAAGAAGAGGAACAGGAAGGTGAGATCATTGTTGATGCCGTAAAGCTAGCAAATGAAGAACAAGTAGTAGAAGAAATCCAGAGAAGTCTTGAGCCTATAGAGCCAGAGGAGCAAGAACAAGAAACTGTTTCTGAGAGGACAGAAGATGAAAAAGTGAAGAAGGAAGAACCTATTGTTGAGGAGGATGGAATAAACAGCCATTTGACTGAAGAGGCAAagaaaggagatgaggagaCAGAAGTGAGCGACACGCAACAAGGTGAGACCATTGTAAATGAAGCTGAGGCTGTAGATACTTCAACAGTCCCAGAAGCTGCAGTATTAAACACATTGGAGACAAAGATCAATGAATCAGAGGCAGTGCATAGCCCAATAGAAGAAGAAACACAAGTGACAAAAGAAGACACAGAACCAAGACTGGACCTGAAAGAGGATAAGGAACAAGAGACAGTCATTTTATCTGATGAGAGCCAGGGAAGAGAAGAGTCTGATGAGGTCAAATACAAGGAGAAGGATGCAAAACTTCTTGAGAAGATGCAGAGGCCATCCCTTGAATCTCCTTCTGAACTGTCAGAGGAAACAAGCAAAACTGTtgatgagaagattgaagaaaaacaagaagaagaagaagaagtaactCTGCATCAAGAAAGTGAAGAGATAGTAACAGTTCCAGAAAGTAGTGAGCTTGAAGTACAAgccaaggaagaagaagaagaagaatcatgcCCAACAAATGAGCAAAAAAATGAAACGGAAGAGCAACTGAGTGAAGAAGATAGTACTAGTGCACATCAGACTCCTGTGGAAGAAAAATCTGATCAAGCTTCAGCTGCACCACTTCCACAGGAACGGGAAGCCGAAAAGATTGACGACATGAAAGAAAATGAGGAAGAACAAGTAGCAGAGGCTGTTGAACCTCATAGTTCATTTCTAGAAGCTGCgaagatagaagaagaagaaaaagtgaAGGAGACAGAAACGATGGGAGATACGGGAACAGGATCCTCTAAACTGGTTGAAGAGGAGAAGCTGAAGCAAGGAAAAGAGATACTTCAAGCAGAAGAAGTTCCTTCTAGTGAAACAATTCCACAAGTGATGGCGGTTCAACTAAAAAGAGAAGATAATGCAACAACAGAAAGCCATGAGGAAGAAGCAACGGTTGCACAGACAAGAGATATTGAAACTTCTTTGACTGATAAATTCTCTATAGATCAGGAGGAGGAGCAACAAGCCAACGAGGAAAGCCCCAGAGATGAGCAGGAGAAGGTAATTTCAGCAGGGGAAGGAGAAACACAAACAAGAGAGCTTGAAGAAGAAAATATGGTTGAGAAGAATGATAATGAGACTCTAACTgcagagaaaaagaaagaagatgatCTAACTgcagagaaaaagaaagaagatgaagacaAAACAGTGGGTTTAGATGCTTCATTGACATGCACTAAGCAAGAAGAAGAGTTTGAGAATCTTGAAACCCCAAAGGTAGAGGACAAGAGCCAGGAAGTTTCCGAATCTAAGGGTGATGAGACTCCTCCATCCTTTATTTCAGAACTAGAAGACAAAATTCCAAACCAAATTAAGGAGATTCATGAAGAAGAAATAAAGGAAGCTGAAGTTGTGGTTGATCAAACTTCATCCTTAGTTTCAGAACAAGTTGAAGAGATTattcatgaagaagaagaagaaacaaaggaaTCACGCAAGGTAGAAGCTCCGAGTGGTCAGGATCTTCCAGTTGAAGCATCACATGCACATCAGACTCCATCCACTGAACTAGTTTCAGAACTTGATGATGAAACTGCAAAGGAGGTTGAGGAGATTCATCAAGAAGAAACAAATGCTCATAAGTtacaacaagaagaagaaatccTCCCTACTGAAAGTGTTCCAAGTGAATCATTCAGTGAAACACAGGAGGAACGGCATGTTTCTGCAGTAACAGGAGAGAGTGTGGgagaaacaaaaccaaaagaatcagaTGAGACTTCAACTAAAGTCACAAAGGTAGAAGATACAAAGGATACTGATACCCAAGTGGCTGATATAGTGAAAGGACAAAGCTTATCACATGCTCCTGAAGATGCATGCCTGGAGCAGGAAAAGTTGAAGGATCTTGGAACTCCACAACCCGGTGCAGTTATGGAAGATCAAGATTCTGTAATGAACGAAAATAGCTCAGATGAATTTACTTTCTCAAAGTCAATGGGAGAGGCAGAGCAGGGAGATGAAAATAGCTCAACTCTTCCAGTTGTTGGAATCTTGAAAGAACTCCAGACTACATTGGAGGAGAAGGAGAGAGGAACCAATGTTTCTCATGAGGGTGACTCAAGTGGGAATGATTTGAATTCAATCAATGCCGAACCAGAAGCCCTGGAGAAGAGTCTTGTCGTGGAGGCAACTCCAGCTTCTGAGATAATAGAAGCAAGCATGTTACAAGACAGCATAAGCAGGGAGCTTGAAGTCAATGTAGAAGAGCAACTACAAGAAGAAGCTAGAGAGATTCTAGAGTGTAAGGAAGAAACTCCAGCTGATTCGTCACTCACAGAAGTGTTACCTGGTGAGAAAATTATGATTCCATCAAATCAAGAAGAAGGAAAGAAACAAGAAGACGTAAATGCTTCAACATCAGAGAAGATTAGCCTACAAGAAGAAGAGCATCCCAGAGATTTTGAAGTCTCTGAGAAGGAGCACAACGCAGAGGCTCAAGAAACTGCTGAAGAAGAGATGAACGAGGTATTAACATCAGAGAAGAAAATCACAGAGCCTCTTCTGAATGTAGCTGAGAAAGAATTAAATGAAGAACATGTTTCTCAAGCCGTATCAGATGATGATACAAAGAGCAGTAATGAGTTGGATTTTCCTTCAGAACAAATACCAAAGGATCAAAGAGAAGAGGCTGAAGAAACCtcatttgaagtcaagaaggtacCAGAAGACAAAAACGAGGAAACTATTGATGCTTTGATCACAAGCGAAAAAGTGCAACTGCAAGATCAGTCCAAGGACTTTGGCCTAGAGAAACCGTCGACTGATCTCAAATATGTCCAGGAAGATCTT GATGATGAAATTAAAGATTATGGCCTTGATTCAGTTCTAGCACAAAATAAAGAATCAGGCtcaatagaagagaagaaggaggTTGATTATGTGAAGAGAGAGGTTGATGATGCAATTAAACATGGAGTTTCCACAGAAGAG AAGAACAAGATGCCTGAAAAAATTGGCCAGGAAGCAACAAAAGAGATCTATCAAGAGGAGTGCAAGCAAACAGATACTGTAACTGCTATCAAGGAAGATATCAAAGAAGAAGAG AAGGAAACACCAGAGAATTGTTTGAACAGTATGAAGAACCACGATGATGCGACAGAGAAAACTCAACCAGAGATTCAAGAGATTGAGAAACTGTCTTCTGTCAGCGAAACACAAGAAAAAACACCAAAA caagAAGATGAAGTTCCAGCCCAACAGAAAAGGGAAATAGCTGATGATGTTTCAAAGCTAGAGAATCCAAAGattgaagaagagaagaagcaaAAAGATGGAGAAGAACCAGCTAGGAAGTCACTATCAGACCTCATCCAAAAAGTGAAAGTAACAGACAAGACCGAAGTTGCAACAACAGAACTTCGTATCGACGAAGAGGCTAAGGCAGAGGGAGAAGATGAGGATGGAGATGAACATAAAGATGATAAAACAAGTCCAGATTCCATTGTGATGGTTGAAGCTAAAGATACAGTTAACATCATCAAAACGCAAAAGAAATCACATGGCATTCTCTCTGGTGTTGGCTCAAAGGTCaaacattcaatttcaaaggtGAAGAAAGCACTCACTGGGAAATCTTCTCACACAACAAAGCCTTCATCACCACAGTGA